In Neorhizobium galegae, the following proteins share a genomic window:
- a CDS encoding 4-hydroxyproline epimerase — protein MRWKRTIQLLDVHCEGEIGKVAIGGVPKIPGETVAAQLHWLNTDPKGNELRRFLCLEPRGAPIGSVNLLLPAKHPDADAAFIILQPDQAHASSGSNSICVTTALLESGIVEMQEPETVVVLETAAGLVRATATCRDGRCEKVKLTMVPSFVHQLDVTVQTPSWGEITLDLCYGGIFYGLVDVGQIGLTIEKGNAAALVQAGMVLKDLINRQIEVVHPEIPAISGVAYVMFRDTEANGTVRTCTTMWPGRADRSPCGTGNSANLAALHARGRVKVGDVFKSRSIIGSEFEVGLAAETEVAGKPAIIPTITGRGFTFGLHQIALDPFDPLSDGFAMTDVWGPSAGEI, from the coding sequence ATGAGATGGAAGCGCACGATCCAGCTGCTGGACGTTCATTGCGAGGGTGAGATCGGCAAGGTCGCAATCGGCGGCGTGCCGAAGATCCCGGGCGAAACGGTTGCCGCCCAGCTTCACTGGCTGAACACCGATCCGAAGGGCAACGAGCTTCGCCGCTTCCTCTGCCTCGAACCGCGCGGAGCGCCGATCGGCTCGGTCAACCTGCTGCTGCCGGCGAAACATCCCGATGCGGACGCCGCCTTCATCATCCTGCAGCCGGACCAGGCGCATGCGAGTTCCGGTTCGAACTCGATCTGCGTGACAACGGCGCTTCTGGAATCAGGCATTGTCGAAATGCAGGAGCCTGAAACCGTCGTTGTTCTGGAAACCGCAGCCGGCCTCGTGCGCGCGACCGCCACCTGCCGCGATGGGCGCTGCGAAAAGGTGAAGCTCACCATGGTGCCGTCTTTCGTGCATCAGCTTGATGTCACGGTTCAGACCCCGTCATGGGGCGAGATCACGCTCGACCTTTGTTATGGCGGGATCTTTTACGGGCTGGTGGATGTCGGCCAGATCGGCCTGACCATCGAGAAGGGCAATGCGGCAGCACTCGTCCAGGCAGGCATGGTGCTGAAGGACCTGATCAACAGGCAGATCGAGGTCGTACACCCGGAAATCCCCGCGATCTCCGGCGTCGCTTACGTGATGTTCCGGGACACGGAAGCCAACGGCACGGTGCGGACCTGCACGACGATGTGGCCGGGGAGGGCGGACCGTTCGCCCTGCGGCACCGGCAATTCCGCCAATCTGGCAGCGCTCCATGCGCGCGGCAGGGTAAAGGTGGGGGACGTCTTCAAGTCGCGCTCGATCATCGGTTCTGAGTTCGAGGTGGGACTGGCGGCCGAAACTGAGGTCGCCGGAAAGCCGGCGATCATTCCGACGATCACCGGCCGGGGGTTTACCTTCGGTCTGCATCAGATTGCCCTTGATCCGTTCGACCCGCTGTCGGACGGATTTGCGATGACCGACGTATGGGGACCATCCGCTGGGGAAATCTGA